One Echinicola strongylocentroti DNA window includes the following coding sequences:
- a CDS encoding NAD(P)/FAD-dependent oxidoreductase, whose translation MSKTAVIIGASHAGVNCAFALRKEGFEGKIQLIESTDLLPYHRPPLSKSFLNEDKDIADYCLKSAEAYAEAKVELLLGRRVLHIDSQHHEVHLEGNHSIHYDYLVLATGASAVIPALPGMTVGEGIFPLRSAEDTLAIKSFLNAKSQLEVVVLGGGYIGLEMAASLRKMGHQITLLEREKRILARVAAAETSSFFTALHQESGVKIHTGQNISNIEHLHDGRYQLDSDTGDSFVADMVIVGVGVSPNTALAQNIGLTIENGILVDAHCETSTPDIFAIGDCASFIHQPSSKVIRLESVQNAVDQAKIAAANITGNPAVYNSIPWFWSDQYETKLQIAGLNHGYDQVVHRIEKEQPQKQAVWYFKEGKLLAVDAINHAKAYVLGTRYLKEARQLHPDELANPEIPLKK comes from the coding sequence ATGAGCAAAACAGCTGTCATTATCGGTGCCAGTCATGCTGGCGTCAACTGTGCCTTTGCACTGAGAAAAGAAGGCTTCGAGGGGAAGATCCAGTTAATCGAATCGACCGACCTGCTTCCTTACCACCGTCCGCCCTTGTCTAAATCTTTCCTCAATGAGGATAAAGATATAGCTGACTATTGCCTAAAATCAGCAGAAGCTTATGCGGAAGCGAAAGTCGAGTTGCTGTTGGGCAGACGGGTCCTGCATATTGATAGCCAACATCATGAGGTCCACTTGGAAGGTAATCACAGTATCCATTACGATTACCTCGTATTGGCCACGGGTGCCTCAGCGGTAATTCCCGCCCTTCCCGGTATGACCGTGGGTGAAGGGATATTTCCCCTCAGGTCTGCCGAAGATACGCTTGCCATAAAATCCTTCCTCAATGCTAAGTCCCAACTGGAAGTGGTCGTTTTGGGAGGAGGTTATATAGGACTGGAAATGGCCGCTTCCCTTCGCAAAATGGGCCATCAAATAACCCTCTTGGAACGGGAAAAAAGAATCCTGGCCAGGGTGGCCGCAGCCGAAACATCATCCTTCTTTACTGCCCTTCACCAAGAATCAGGGGTAAAGATACATACTGGCCAAAACATCAGCAATATCGAACACCTCCACGATGGGAGATACCAGCTTGACTCGGATACAGGCGATAGCTTTGTAGCCGATATGGTCATTGTAGGTGTGGGGGTAAGTCCGAACACAGCCTTGGCCCAAAACATCGGCCTAACTATTGAAAATGGCATTTTGGTGGACGCACATTGCGAAACCTCTACTCCTGACATATTTGCCATTGGGGACTGTGCATCATTTATCCACCAACCTTCCTCCAAGGTCATTAGACTGGAGTCGGTACAGAATGCAGTGGACCAAGCCAAAATAGCCGCAGCAAACATTACGGGCAACCCTGCTGTTTACAACAGTATTCCCTGGTTCTGGTCTGACCAATATGAGACCAAATTACAAATAGCCGGCCTGAACCATGGCTACGATCAAGTAGTACACAGAATAGAAAAAGAGCAGCCTCAAAAACAAGCTGTCTGGTATTTCAAAGAAGGGAAACTATTGGCCGTCGATGCCATAAACCATGCAAAAGCTTATGTACTGGGTACCCGGTACTTAAAAGAAGCCAGACAACTCCATCCTGACGAACTTGCCAATCCTGAAATCCCTCTCAAAAAGTGA
- a CDS encoding T9SS type A sorting domain-containing protein yields MFTKLRYALYVGCFLFSSSLSCLAQTQVTFDPTCQRYINDISTLDRSKYFTIHSSGNDPEHAALYEEYGVGQGRGFWAAFSAAKQQTGEVAAYPAPKSGEVSLLPVTRKIGTEHPYNVFVDGMDVEVAADWAVNYFTYWVDKEARPEFFEVMNEPFVHAKDFYEGGWDNAENIRIKKQMAALYGKVGERFDQSPALSNMKVIGYSSAWPSLELQDFGHWNENMKMFMDVAGEHMDAFATHLYDGVNVEGQDNKRSGSNAEAILDLIENYSYIKWNKVKPHAISEYGAIEKGYGENYSDLASIQTIRSINHILFGLLEREDLMEISIPFITGKAEWHINEANNYQPYQAVLWKPTNIGEPDPAGWEYTPRVNFYELWKNVKGQRVWIKSDNPDVQVQAFKDSNVLYLAFNNLDDLPQDVMLEGISLPEINQITAKSLKIYPDKAHEMLIEQWESLPQSLRLIAGETVVLEVDMNAAPEVANTMVSKKYYTENYLEAISANAPVIYSFDGVEKKADGYAVLRMSIGRKHDKSKQPTVKVNDKIVQVPDNWKGYDQANRDDFFGMIEIPVPYAFIKDQNQVEVTFPDSQGHISSLILQVHSFEHPRENVIVGMENKTKFNSEGFRFYPNPVGKTLSISWEGEFVDASPMVDIYSQEGTEVQISEPTILSRKVLVDMGTLSPGLYTAYIQIGDVAGYGKIIKR; encoded by the coding sequence ATGTTCACAAAATTACGATATGCCCTTTATGTGGGGTGTTTTCTCTTTTCGTCATCCCTGTCATGTCTAGCGCAAACGCAAGTCACATTTGACCCCACCTGTCAGCGGTACATTAATGATATCAGTACGTTGGATCGCAGCAAATACTTTACTATCCACTCTTCGGGAAATGACCCTGAACATGCTGCACTGTATGAAGAGTATGGCGTAGGGCAGGGCAGGGGATTTTGGGCGGCATTTTCTGCCGCAAAACAGCAAACCGGGGAGGTGGCAGCATATCCAGCACCAAAATCCGGCGAGGTGTCACTATTGCCGGTCACACGGAAAATAGGTACAGAGCACCCTTATAATGTTTTTGTGGACGGAATGGATGTGGAAGTAGCGGCAGATTGGGCAGTGAATTATTTTACTTATTGGGTGGACAAGGAGGCAAGGCCGGAATTTTTTGAGGTGATGAATGAGCCTTTTGTACATGCCAAGGATTTTTACGAAGGCGGCTGGGACAATGCAGAAAATATCCGCATCAAAAAGCAGATGGCAGCGCTATATGGAAAAGTGGGAGAGCGATTTGACCAATCCCCTGCCTTGTCAAATATGAAGGTGATAGGGTATTCCAGTGCATGGCCTTCATTGGAGCTTCAGGACTTTGGCCATTGGAACGAAAACATGAAGATGTTTATGGATGTGGCAGGAGAGCATATGGACGCTTTTGCCACACACCTATATGATGGTGTGAATGTAGAAGGGCAGGATAACAAAAGAAGTGGCAGTAATGCGGAAGCTATCCTTGACCTGATCGAAAACTATAGCTATATCAAATGGAACAAGGTAAAGCCCCATGCCATTTCCGAATATGGTGCCATAGAAAAAGGTTACGGTGAAAATTACAGTGACTTGGCCAGTATCCAGACCATAAGGTCCATAAACCATATATTATTCGGCCTGCTGGAGAGGGAAGACTTGATGGAGATTTCTATCCCTTTTATCACAGGAAAGGCAGAATGGCACATCAATGAAGCAAACAATTACCAGCCCTATCAGGCGGTGCTTTGGAAGCCAACCAATATAGGAGAGCCTGACCCCGCCGGATGGGAGTATACTCCTAGGGTAAATTTTTACGAACTTTGGAAAAACGTCAAGGGCCAACGGGTCTGGATAAAATCGGATAATCCAGACGTCCAAGTCCAAGCATTTAAGGACAGCAATGTACTGTACCTTGCTTTTAATAACTTGGATGATCTACCCCAAGATGTGATGCTGGAAGGTATTTCTCTTCCAGAAATCAATCAGATTACAGCCAAAAGTCTCAAAATCTATCCAGATAAAGCCCACGAGATGCTGATCGAACAGTGGGAGAGTCTACCGCAATCCTTACGTCTCATCGCAGGAGAGACAGTGGTGCTGGAAGTGGACATGAACGCGGCCCCTGAAGTGGCCAACACCATGGTCTCCAAAAAATATTATACGGAAAATTACCTAGAAGCTATTTCGGCAAATGCCCCTGTTATTTATTCCTTTGATGGGGTAGAGAAGAAGGCTGATGGATATGCCGTACTAAGAATGAGCATAGGGCGAAAGCACGATAAGAGCAAGCAGCCGACAGTCAAAGTCAACGATAAAATCGTGCAGGTCCCTGACAATTGGAAAGGATATGACCAAGCCAATCGCGATGACTTTTTTGGCATGATCGAAATCCCCGTTCCTTATGCATTTATAAAAGACCAAAATCAGGTGGAAGTTACATTCCCTGATTCGCAGGGACATATTAGTTCTTTGATACTGCAAGTACATAGTTTTGAACATCCACGGGAAAATGTAATTGTAGGAATGGAGAACAAGACCAAATTCAATTCCGAGGGATTTAGGTTCTATCCCAACCCAGTTGGCAAAACGCTGTCCATATCGTGGGAGGGAGAGTTTGTAGATGCCTCACCCATGGTGGATATCTATTCCCAAGAAGGTACTGAGGTACAAATCTCCGAACCAACGATTTTATCGAGAAAGGTGCTTGTCGATATGGGAACACTTTCTCCTGGGCTCTATACAGCATATATCCAGATCGGTGATGTGGCAGGGTATGGAAAGATCATCAAGCGTTAG
- a CDS encoding arylsulfatase, producing MNAIIRYSIILFSLVTYPALGQEDERPNVILILTDDQGIGDLGCHGNPWLKTPNIDRFYSEAVRLTDFHVSPLCTPTRSSIMTGQYPIHNGTWATYKGRDMLPPNTSTMADIFQANGYQTSMFGKWHLGDNYPSRPTDMGFQFAVHHKAGGVGELSDYWGNSYFDDTYYVNNEPEKFEGYCTDVWFGQTMDYIRSHQEDPFFVYLATNAPHSPHIVADEYADPYRDLEEKGEIVNANFYGMIANIDENMGKLEAFLKEEGLYENTIVIYMSDNGSAAGISPDGKTGYNMGFRGKKGHPTEGGHRVPFFIRWPDRGIMGGTDVNSPSQHVDLIPTLAGLCDLEIPNDKPLDGRDISPLLTGREDEIDDETLFIHHNQDWRVPRPVTGTCIINGKWRLVDGRSLYDVSQDRYQAQDLSGDFPEVKARLLAENAAFYEQASQKSAFREIPVNIIGHSDQQEVTLTIQHAIGESSGIWKSEQVAQGMKNTNNKHAIQVASEGRYRISCYRWPKECPGTIWGTPDQNPKGQFSYLPIKPEKVKISIANQMMEKEIDASMIAVDFDVYLEKGKTFLVNEFVEGAASYGVYYTYISKLE from the coding sequence ATGAATGCTATTATACGCTACTCCATCATTCTATTTAGTCTAGTGACCTATCCGGCCCTTGGCCAAGAGGATGAGCGTCCCAATGTGATTCTTATCCTTACCGACGACCAAGGAATAGGAGACTTGGGATGTCATGGAAATCCATGGCTAAAAACCCCCAATATTGACCGGTTTTATTCTGAGGCGGTGCGGCTTACTGATTTTCATGTCAGTCCCCTGTGCACACCAACCCGCTCCTCGATTATGACGGGACAATATCCCATTCACAATGGTACCTGGGCCACCTATAAAGGAAGGGACATGCTGCCTCCCAATACCAGCACCATGGCAGATATCTTTCAGGCCAATGGGTACCAGACCTCCATGTTTGGTAAGTGGCATTTGGGGGATAATTATCCTTCGAGACCTACTGATATGGGTTTTCAGTTTGCAGTGCACCATAAAGCTGGAGGTGTCGGGGAGCTTTCGGATTATTGGGGCAATAGTTACTTTGATGATACGTATTATGTCAATAATGAACCCGAAAAGTTTGAAGGGTATTGTACGGATGTTTGGTTTGGCCAAACCATGGACTATATCAGGTCGCATCAAGAGGATCCGTTTTTTGTTTACCTCGCCACCAATGCCCCCCACTCTCCCCATATCGTAGCGGATGAATATGCAGACCCCTATCGGGATTTGGAAGAAAAAGGTGAAATCGTAAACGCTAATTTTTATGGGATGATCGCCAATATAGATGAGAATATGGGAAAATTGGAGGCTTTTCTGAAGGAAGAAGGCTTGTATGAAAATACCATCGTGATCTATATGTCCGACAATGGAAGTGCCGCTGGCATCAGTCCCGACGGTAAAACAGGGTATAATATGGGTTTTAGGGGCAAAAAGGGCCATCCAACAGAGGGTGGGCATCGCGTGCCTTTTTTTATTCGATGGCCTGATCGTGGCATTATGGGAGGAACAGATGTCAACAGTCCTTCACAGCATGTCGACCTGATACCGACCTTGGCAGGCTTATGTGACTTGGAGATACCGAACGATAAGCCACTTGATGGCAGGGACATTTCCCCGTTGTTGACCGGACGGGAGGATGAAATAGACGATGAGACACTTTTTATTCATCATAACCAAGACTGGCGAGTGCCCAGACCAGTGACCGGTACATGTATCATCAATGGAAAGTGGAGGCTGGTAGATGGCAGGTCCTTGTATGATGTCAGCCAAGATCGCTATCAAGCCCAGGATCTTTCTGGTGATTTTCCAGAGGTCAAAGCTCGATTATTGGCAGAGAATGCGGCTTTTTACGAGCAGGCCTCCCAAAAAAGTGCGTTTAGGGAAATACCTGTGAATATAATTGGCCATTCGGATCAGCAAGAAGTTACGTTAACCATCCAGCATGCGATAGGGGAGAGCAGTGGGATATGGAAAAGTGAACAAGTAGCCCAAGGAATGAAAAACACCAATAATAAGCATGCCATTCAGGTAGCCTCGGAGGGACGTTATAGGATATCCTGTTACCGGTGGCCCAAGGAATGCCCAGGGACTATTTGGGGCACTCCCGACCAAAACCCAAAAGGTCAATTCAGTTATTTGCCCATAAAACCAGAAAAAGTAAAAATATCCATTGCCAACCAAATGATGGAAAAGGAAATAGATGCGTCAATGATCGCGGTGGATTTTGATGTTTATCTGGAGAAGGGGAAGACGTTTTTGGTGAATGAATTTGTAGAAGGTGCAGCATCGTATGGAGTGTACTACACCTACATTTCCAAACTAGAGTGA
- a CDS encoding sulfatase-like hydrolase/transferase yields the protein MKTLLYTLVLILTVFSKQAFGQDSRQSPNVLWIITDDQRYDAVRAFNRILHDREMSELGYVESPNIDQLVAEGTTFINTYCQSPGCAPSRAAMHFGRYPHKSGVYEFEYHNNLADHVSPTLPEQMQDLGYQTLHIGKLGVRLKTKGENRMVPAPIYQTSIDSKTLAKEGLCDWGKDWIFQMNGQRLDEPFRSVEFFVNSEGEVEYCSLEMEEQGYSPSGTALATVSKYDLLRHYNEKKGKSIASGMILSGVSPREAGFTRDGYYVKALANYLAAPNGEFSMGDLTFGGVDPDKPLFCNLGFDFPHTPVLPPEDYRKRFEKQHYNIPDFDEEEWDKLPDQIKRQVTNGYSDHFSEEEKQKMTQDYYAFCAYGDALIGEAVADFKSYSKKHNQEWMIFLVCGDHGWKLNDHGSVSKFSPWEVDTHNPVVVISSDKEAFPAGKVVHDFSEFVDIAPTILAAGGADLEQKRYAYLDGYDLSKVADQSLPAREYIIGESHAVTGPRAYIRTEEFLFSMQIRPDKVRGKEMNWAKSASYEDIDPSLYHYSVDPKEKNELAFDPAYREVADRLRKLLVSEVLGEDRVEVDWGGLKADGTTIFSNHKDDNINP from the coding sequence ATGAAGACGTTACTGTATACATTGGTTTTGATATTAACGGTATTTTCAAAACAGGCATTTGGACAGGATTCTAGGCAATCTCCAAATGTCCTGTGGATCATTACCGATGATCAGCGGTATGATGCGGTGAGGGCCTTCAATAGGATTTTGCATGATCGTGAAATGAGTGAGCTAGGGTATGTGGAGTCGCCAAATATCGACCAATTGGTAGCCGAAGGGACTACTTTTATCAATACCTATTGTCAATCCCCCGGGTGTGCACCATCAAGGGCAGCCATGCATTTTGGCAGGTATCCACATAAGTCCGGCGTGTATGAATTTGAGTACCATAATAATCTTGCCGACCATGTATCACCTACTTTGCCAGAGCAGATGCAAGACCTGGGCTATCAGACGCTTCACATTGGTAAGCTGGGAGTAAGGCTAAAAACAAAAGGTGAAAACCGAATGGTGCCTGCTCCCATCTATCAGACGAGTATCGATTCGAAAACCTTGGCGAAGGAAGGCTTGTGTGATTGGGGCAAAGACTGGATTTTTCAAATGAATGGACAGCGGCTCGATGAACCGTTCAGAAGCGTGGAGTTTTTTGTGAACTCGGAAGGAGAGGTGGAATATTGTTCACTGGAGATGGAAGAGCAGGGGTACAGCCCTTCAGGAACGGCCCTAGCTACGGTAAGCAAATACGACCTGCTGAGGCATTATAATGAAAAAAAAGGCAAGTCCATCGCATCAGGGATGATCCTTTCGGGGGTAAGTCCCCGTGAGGCAGGGTTTACAAGGGACGGGTATTATGTCAAGGCTTTGGCAAACTATTTGGCGGCTCCGAATGGTGAGTTTAGCATGGGCGATTTGACTTTTGGAGGAGTGGATCCCGACAAGCCTTTGTTCTGTAATTTAGGTTTTGATTTTCCGCATACGCCAGTCTTGCCTCCTGAGGATTATAGAAAACGCTTTGAAAAACAGCATTACAATATCCCTGATTTTGACGAAGAGGAGTGGGACAAGTTGCCCGACCAAATAAAAAGACAAGTTACCAATGGGTATTCAGATCATTTTTCAGAAGAAGAAAAACAAAAGATGACACAGGATTACTATGCTTTTTGTGCTTACGGGGATGCCTTAATTGGTGAGGCAGTAGCCGATTTTAAATCCTATAGCAAAAAGCACAACCAAGAATGGATGATCTTCTTGGTCTGCGGTGATCATGGCTGGAAACTGAATGACCACGGGTCGGTTTCCAAGTTTAGCCCCTGGGAAGTGGATACCCATAATCCAGTGGTGGTGATCTCATCGGACAAGGAAGCTTTTCCAGCAGGAAAAGTGGTCCATGATTTTAGCGAATTTGTAGATATTGCTCCGACAATTTTGGCTGCGGGAGGAGCAGACTTGGAGCAAAAAAGATACGCCTATCTCGATGGATATGACCTTAGCAAGGTAGCAGACCAATCCCTACCGGCCAGGGAATATATTATCGGTGAGAGTCATGCCGTCACAGGCCCAAGGGCATACATCCGCACAGAAGAGTTCCTTTTTTCCATGCAGATCAGACCCGACAAAGTCCGCGGCAAAGAGATGAATTGGGCAAAAAGTGCTTCCTATGAAGATATAGACCCTTCATTGTACCATTACAGTGTGGATCCTAAAGAGAAAAATGAACTGGCTTTTGATCCAGCCTACAGAGAAGTAGCTGACCGATTGAGAAAACTGTTAGTCTCCGAAGTACTTGGTGAAGACCGGGTGGAAGTAGACTGGGGAGGTCTGAAGGCAGACGGAACCACCATATTCAGTAACCATAAAGACGATAATATTAACCCTTAA
- a CDS encoding 2Fe-2S iron-sulfur cluster-binding protein — MKKVTYITQKEEAKTATASSGNLMELAIANNIEGIEGDCGGVCSCATCHIHLTPEDFETVGGPGEIEEEMLELEDNVSPYSRLACQVPISSLPDQITVKVAN, encoded by the coding sequence ATGAAAAAAGTCACATATATCACCCAAAAAGAAGAAGCAAAAACAGCAACTGCCAGCTCTGGAAACCTTATGGAGCTGGCCATAGCCAACAATATCGAAGGCATCGAAGGTGATTGTGGTGGTGTGTGCAGCTGTGCGACCTGCCATATCCACCTTACTCCTGAAGATTTCGAAACAGTCGGTGGCCCTGGCGAAATAGAAGAGGAAATGCTGGAGCTGGAAGACAATGTGTCCCCCTACAGCCGATTGGCCTGTCAGGTACCTATCTCATCACTACCTGACCAGATCACCGTCAAAGTAGCCAACTGA
- a CDS encoding AraC family transcriptional regulator → MKAILEKVLLEEQDPVLSFSYNKKDFETPYHFHPEFELTYIMESSGIRYVGNNISDYQPGDLVMLGKNLPHCWKNERSEHQSSRSLVLQWREEIIPELPWFEKIRQLHKDAERGLYFLPDAKEDILRAMQAVLHSTGLDKYQAMVGLLDLMTNKGQFKKLAGSSYSSDLSHDTNDRLQAVQQYVNNHYQEKIKLKDIADHLHMSEQSFSRFFSKTWKKPFFVFLNEYRINIASRVILETDKQMTEIAFECGYESLAFFYKQFKKFKKHTPLEFRKMFQRI, encoded by the coding sequence ATGAAAGCAATTCTAGAAAAAGTCCTCTTGGAGGAGCAGGATCCAGTTCTCTCCTTCAGTTATAATAAAAAGGACTTCGAAACTCCGTATCATTTTCATCCCGAGTTTGAGCTGACATACATCATGGAGAGTTCTGGGATCAGGTACGTAGGAAACAATATATCTGACTATCAACCTGGTGACTTGGTAATGCTGGGCAAAAACTTACCCCACTGCTGGAAAAATGAACGCAGTGAGCACCAATCAAGCAGGTCCCTTGTCCTCCAATGGAGGGAAGAAATCATCCCTGAACTACCTTGGTTTGAAAAGATCAGGCAACTACATAAAGATGCCGAAAGGGGCTTGTACTTTTTACCAGACGCCAAGGAGGACATTTTAAGAGCTATGCAGGCAGTCCTTCACAGTACAGGCTTGGACAAGTACCAGGCAATGGTGGGGCTTCTGGACCTGATGACCAATAAAGGCCAATTCAAAAAACTGGCCGGCTCATCTTACAGCTCCGACCTTAGCCATGACACCAACGACAGGCTCCAAGCAGTCCAGCAGTACGTCAATAACCATTACCAAGAGAAAATCAAGCTAAAGGACATCGCTGATCATTTACATATGAGTGAACAGTCATTTTCCAGGTTTTTCAGCAAGACTTGGAAAAAACCCTTTTTTGTGTTTCTCAATGAGTACAGGATCAATATCGCCAGCAGAGTGATCTTGGAAACGGACAAGCAAATGACAGAGATTGCTTTTGAGTGCGGCTATGAGAGCTTGGCATTTTTTTATAAGCAGTTTAAAAAATTCAAAAAACACACTCCTCTGGAATTCAGAAAGATGTTTCAAAGGATCTGA
- a CDS encoding cytochrome P450: MGRVATEDTEVCEHAIKADSRVSLCWASANRDPKTFENPNTIDLERKLNPHVGFGFGIHKCLGATHARQVLRTLLSVLAEMDVKLQMVKGDSNIEDWGEFKRKVGYDRLEMKFS; this comes from the coding sequence ATGGGAAGAGTGGCTACCGAAGATACTGAAGTATGCGAACATGCGATCAAAGCAGATAGTAGGGTCTCCCTATGCTGGGCTTCTGCCAATAGGGACCCAAAGACTTTTGAAAACCCGAACACCATCGATCTGGAAAGAAAACTAAACCCTCATGTGGGCTTTGGCTTTGGCATCCACAAATGCCTGGGAGCCACCCATGCACGGCAGGTTCTCAGGACACTACTATCCGTCTTGGCCGAAATGGACGTGAAACTGCAAATGGTCAAAGGAGATAGTAATATCGAAGATTGGGGGGAATTTAAAAGAAAAGTAGGCTATGACCGATTGGAGATGAAATTCTCTTAA
- a CDS encoding cytochrome P450, which produces MEKFELPDPFEGAREQRGYGKVEDQNDPVTMLLRLRDVRKTAKNTQTFQSGAQPGRIVVPSEVNIRSTRQIPFEVDPPMHRPYRDLLEDWFRRPEKDTYKAQLSEIIRGLVQEARSKTQVEIVNDIALKLQSRALTLLLNVPMEEAETWISWGTHVFRSEDNPVDGDKAKILYDYIDSQTEQALSNPGDDLYSILLNSEIEGKKLSKEEVKGVMILTFAGGRDTVINAVTNTLAYLSSNPKALPAIKEDPTMLNTAVEELVRYFSP; this is translated from the coding sequence ATGGAGAAGTTTGAATTACCCGATCCCTTTGAGGGAGCCAGAGAGCAACGTGGATATGGAAAAGTAGAGGACCAGAATGACCCTGTCACCATGTTATTGAGGCTGAGAGACGTTAGAAAAACAGCCAAGAACACACAAACCTTCCAATCTGGTGCACAGCCTGGCCGAATAGTCGTACCCTCTGAAGTAAACATCCGAAGTACACGGCAGATCCCCTTTGAGGTGGATCCTCCCATGCACCGTCCATACCGGGACTTATTGGAAGATTGGTTTAGAAGGCCTGAAAAGGACACCTATAAAGCCCAACTTAGTGAAATAATCAGAGGGCTTGTACAGGAGGCCAGGTCCAAGACCCAAGTGGAAATAGTCAATGACATTGCCCTAAAACTACAATCCCGCGCATTGACCTTGCTCCTTAATGTGCCAATGGAGGAAGCAGAAACGTGGATATCATGGGGGACGCATGTATTCAGAAGCGAGGACAATCCCGTGGACGGGGATAAAGCAAAAATCCTCTACGACTATATCGACAGTCAAACCGAGCAAGCCCTATCCAACCCGGGAGATGACCTGTACAGTATTTTGCTCAATAGTGAAATAGAAGGCAAAAAGCTCAGCAAAGAAGAGGTAAAAGGGGTCATGATCCTGACATTCGCCGGTGGCAGGGATACAGTAATCAACGCTGTCACCAATACTTTGGCCTATCTGTCCAGCAATCCCAAAGCCCTTCCTGCCATCAAGGAAGACCCAACCATGCTCAATACAGCCGTAGAGGAATTGGTCAGGTACTTCTCCCCCTGA